A genome region from Spartinivicinus poritis includes the following:
- a CDS encoding FAD-binding oxidoreductase, producing MTKRRWNSWGWETVSYPLPEQATHFLMDKLGGATPLPIASLQEVLASVPESRLEAHPLVDCSAEVRVNHCRGQSLADWLALKSGQLGVIPDGVAMPTTSEQVAELLQWAKQHQYKIIPYGGGTSVAGHITPQASEQPILTLSLVRLNQLIHVDKDSLLATIGAGATGPQVEAQLQSQGYTLGHFPQSFEFSTLGGWIATRSSGQQSLYYGRIEQLFAGGRLETLEGPLNIPAFPASAAGPDLREWVLGSEGRIGVITEAIMRVSPCPSYESFRVVILPSWEQAIALLKKLVQLRLGLSMLRLSDGVETDTHLQLAGHPRSINALRWYLQKRGCGQGMCMLTVGFTGQQKSQYQNKIKLFKQLVAQHKGVSTGEWLGKKWAAGRFRLPYLREALWQRGFLVDTVETAIAWSQINLLKEQLENAVANALVDEGEKIWVFTHVSHCYPQGASLYTTFLFRQADNYTTTYARWQKLKQAACEAIVKVGGTISHHHGVGKDHAPYLKAEKGELGIQQIKNWLTNFDSNQQLNPGTLLPSTLLPSALTPDSDKEDISRLLQDDPTDNQLSLHHDACQQMA from the coding sequence ATGACAAAACGCCGCTGGAACAGTTGGGGCTGGGAAACAGTCAGCTACCCTTTGCCTGAGCAGGCAACTCATTTTTTAATGGATAAATTAGGGGGGGCAACACCGCTGCCCATTGCTTCTCTGCAAGAGGTTTTAGCTAGTGTGCCTGAATCTAGGCTTGAAGCCCATCCATTGGTTGATTGTTCTGCGGAGGTACGGGTTAACCATTGCCGGGGCCAGAGCCTGGCAGACTGGCTAGCATTAAAGTCTGGACAATTAGGTGTGATACCGGATGGAGTGGCTATGCCCACCACCAGTGAGCAGGTGGCAGAGTTATTACAGTGGGCAAAGCAACATCAATATAAAATTATCCCTTATGGTGGTGGTACTTCAGTGGCTGGCCATATCACTCCCCAGGCTTCAGAACAGCCTATCCTGACGTTAAGTCTGGTTCGGCTCAACCAGCTGATTCATGTTGATAAAGATAGTCTACTAGCTACCATCGGTGCAGGAGCCACAGGCCCGCAAGTAGAAGCACAATTGCAAAGCCAGGGTTATACCTTGGGGCATTTTCCGCAGTCATTTGAATTCTCTACATTAGGCGGTTGGATCGCGACCCGCTCCAGTGGTCAGCAATCGCTCTACTATGGACGTATTGAGCAATTATTTGCGGGGGGGCGATTGGAAACACTAGAGGGGCCTTTAAATATCCCCGCTTTTCCAGCATCTGCGGCAGGGCCAGATTTACGAGAGTGGGTATTGGGTTCTGAAGGGCGAATTGGCGTTATTACTGAAGCGATTATGCGGGTGTCGCCTTGTCCCTCATATGAGTCTTTCCGGGTAGTGATATTACCCAGCTGGGAGCAAGCGATAGCACTGCTCAAAAAGCTTGTGCAATTACGATTAGGGTTGTCCATGTTGCGCTTAAGCGATGGGGTAGAAACCGATACTCATCTACAGCTGGCTGGTCATCCTCGCTCGATTAATGCCCTGCGTTGGTATTTGCAAAAGCGTGGTTGTGGGCAAGGGATGTGTATGCTGACAGTGGGTTTTACCGGGCAACAAAAAAGTCAGTATCAAAACAAAATTAAATTATTTAAACAGCTGGTCGCGCAACATAAAGGAGTGAGTACTGGCGAGTGGTTAGGGAAAAAATGGGCTGCCGGTCGGTTTCGTTTACCTTATTTAAGAGAGGCATTATGGCAGCGTGGTTTTTTAGTTGATACAGTGGAAACAGCTATTGCCTGGTCGCAAATTAACTTATTGAAGGAACAATTAGAAAATGCTGTGGCTAATGCCTTGGTGGATGAAGGAGAAAAAATTTGGGTGTTTACTCATGTTTCTCACTGTTACCCGCAAGGGGCCAGTTTATATACCACCTTTTTATTTCGTCAGGCGGATAATTACACAACAACTTATGCACGTTGGCAGAAGTTAAAACAAGCCGCTTGTGAGGCGATTGTTAAAGTAGGGGGAACCATTAGCCACCATCATGGTGTGGGAAAAGATCATGCCCCTTATTTAAAGGCTGAAAAAGGCGAACTAGGCATTCAGCAAATAAAAAATTGGCTAACGAACTTTGATTCTAATCAACAATTAAATCCAGGTACCTTACTACCCAGTACTTTATTACCGAGCGCATTAACACCTGATTCAGATAAAGAAGACATAAGTCGTTTATTGCAAGATGATCCAACAGATAATCAGCTGAGTTTACATCATGATGCCTGTCAACAAATGGCTTGA
- a CDS encoding glycerol-3-phosphate dehydrogenase/oxidase, which translates to MMPVNKWLEIKSLTRQQRWHQLQHHQPIDVAVIGGGITGAAIFRELARYGVKVGLFEQGDFASGTSSRSSKLIHGGLRYLGKGQLSLAFQSIRARQWLKQQLPGLVEPLHFMTPHYQGHFPGQHSFDWLLKIYDSLAKESQAHSLSAHQVLTRQPLVNLQGLQGGSVFTDCISDDARLVMRLITEGEADGGIALNYTKVTSIQQERGGVTLEVEDAVSKQSTSLAVKAVANAVGVWINGHDYQQPSLYRIRPLRGSHVLIPGWRLPVSGALSFFHPEDRRPIFIIPWQGATVIGTTDVDHTAPLTSDLAITNSEIDYLLSACNQLLPELQLTLCDIQASWSGVRPVLAGKEKDAPSALSREHILWRRGAIVNVTGGKLTTFKAIAEQTLALLRESAQLPASPVNSHWFRQVKRQPLLPFTQLSFTTQQRLYGTYGAWLSLWSLQNKRSLRLFSPAPTLYAELEWILQQEQVVHLDDLLLRRTRIGLLCPLGGSHWLSELKPLCCQWLGWNEVKWQAEVDRYLTIWQQSYSLPELLTEAA; encoded by the coding sequence ATGATGCCTGTCAACAAATGGCTTGAAATCAAATCACTTACCCGACAACAGCGGTGGCACCAGCTGCAACATCATCAACCGATTGATGTGGCCGTTATTGGTGGCGGTATTACGGGCGCCGCTATTTTTCGAGAGCTAGCCCGTTATGGCGTTAAAGTGGGGCTATTTGAGCAAGGCGATTTTGCCTCAGGCACATCCAGTCGCTCTTCTAAATTAATTCATGGTGGCTTACGTTATTTAGGCAAAGGACAGCTTTCGCTGGCTTTTCAGTCTATTCGTGCCAGACAATGGCTTAAACAACAACTGCCGGGTTTGGTTGAACCATTACATTTTATGACTCCCCATTATCAAGGGCATTTTCCCGGCCAGCATAGTTTTGATTGGTTACTAAAAATTTATGATTCCTTAGCGAAAGAGTCTCAGGCACATTCGCTAAGTGCCCATCAAGTATTGACCAGACAACCATTGGTAAATTTACAAGGCTTGCAAGGTGGCTCTGTTTTTACCGACTGTATTAGTGATGATGCACGACTGGTGATGCGATTAATTACTGAAGGGGAAGCCGATGGTGGCATTGCTCTCAATTATACCAAGGTGACATCCATCCAACAGGAAAGGGGAGGCGTGACCCTTGAAGTGGAGGATGCTGTATCTAAACAGTCTACTTCACTTGCCGTAAAAGCAGTTGCTAATGCAGTAGGCGTTTGGATTAATGGTCATGATTATCAACAGCCTTCACTTTATCGGATTCGGCCTCTGCGCGGCAGCCATGTACTCATCCCCGGTTGGCGATTACCAGTGAGTGGTGCGCTGAGTTTTTTTCACCCTGAAGACAGGCGACCTATTTTTATTATTCCCTGGCAGGGAGCCACGGTAATTGGTACCACTGATGTTGATCATACGGCGCCTTTAACCAGTGATCTAGCAATCACTAACAGTGAAATTGATTATTTATTATCTGCTTGTAATCAATTATTACCTGAGCTTCAATTAACCCTCTGTGATATTCAAGCCAGTTGGTCGGGGGTGCGACCAGTGCTCGCCGGTAAAGAAAAAGATGCCCCCTCTGCGTTAAGTCGAGAGCATATTTTGTGGCGTCGGGGAGCGATAGTAAATGTCACAGGTGGTAAGCTCACGACATTTAAGGCTATTGCTGAACAAACCTTGGCTCTGTTAAGAGAGAGTGCCCAATTACCGGCTTCACCTGTTAATTCTCATTGGTTTCGTCAAGTAAAAAGACAGCCTCTGTTGCCTTTTACTCAGCTATCTTTTACTACTCAACAGCGCTTATACGGCACTTATGGTGCTTGGTTAAGTCTATGGTCGCTACAAAATAAACGATCGCTACGACTATTTTCACCAGCCCCGACTCTTTACGCTGAGCTTGAATGGATTTTACAGCAGGAGCAGGTGGTACATTTAGATGATTTATTATTGCGTCGCACCCGCATCGGGTTATTATGCCCGTTGGGGGGAAGTCATTGGTTATCCGAATTAAAGCCATTATGCTGTCAGTGGCTAGGCTGGAATGAAGTTAAATGGCAGGCTGAAGTTGATCGTTATCTAACTATCTGGCAACAGTCTTATAGTCTTCCTGAGTTGTTAACGGAAGCGGCTTGA